A genome region from Clostridium pasteurianum includes the following:
- the galU gene encoding UTP--glucose-1-phosphate uridylyltransferase GalU has protein sequence MKIRKAVIPAVGLGTRFLPATKAQPKEMLPIVDKPTIQYIVEEAVAAGIEEILIIIGRNKKSIEDHFDKSVELEEELRNSNKNELLKVVQNVSIMVNICYIRQKEPRGLGHAISLAESFAGNEAFAVMLGDDIVDNKVPCLKQLMDCYDKYNTSILGVQEVDKKDVSKYGIVDGLEIEDKVCKVKNLVEKPKIEEAPSNIAILGRYIITPSIFPVLKNTKPGKGGEVQLTDALEELLEKEAIYSYCFEGKRYDIGDKLGFVKANIEFALKNNNLREDLMRYLSTIEF, from the coding sequence ATGAAAATTAGAAAGGCAGTGATACCAGCAGTTGGCTTAGGAACTAGATTCCTACCAGCTACAAAAGCTCAGCCAAAGGAAATGTTACCAATAGTTGATAAACCGACAATTCAATATATAGTTGAAGAAGCAGTTGCAGCAGGTATTGAGGAAATATTAATAATAATTGGCAGAAACAAAAAATCCATTGAAGATCACTTTGATAAATCAGTAGAACTTGAAGAAGAATTAAGAAATAGCAATAAAAATGAATTACTTAAAGTAGTTCAAAACGTAAGTATTATGGTTAATATATGTTATATAAGGCAGAAAGAACCTAGAGGGTTAGGTCATGCTATAAGTCTTGCTGAAAGTTTTGCTGGAAATGAAGCCTTTGCGGTTATGCTTGGCGATGACATAGTTGATAACAAAGTGCCATGTTTAAAACAACTTATGGATTGCTACGATAAATACAATACATCTATTTTGGGTGTTCAAGAAGTTGATAAGAAGGATGTATCAAAGTACGGAATCGTAGATGGATTAGAAATTGAAGATAAGGTATGCAAGGTTAAAAATTTAGTGGAAAAGCCTAAAATAGAAGAAGCACCTTCCAATATAGCTATTTTAGGTAGATATATAATAACACCATCGATATTTCCAGTATTAAAGAATACTAAACCTGGAAAAGGTGGAGAGGTTCAACTTACAGATGCTTTAGAAGAATTACTTGAAAAAGAAGCAATATATTCGTATTGTTTTGAGGGGAAGAGATATGATATAGGAGATAAATTGGGATTCGTGAAAGCTAATATTGAGTTTGCTCTTAAAAATAATAATTTAAGAGAAGATCTTATGAGATATCTTTCAACTATAGAGTTTTAA
- a CDS encoding MATE family efflux transporter, with protein sequence MKDLTIGNERTVILKFTLPILLGNLFQQLYNTIDSIIVGNFLGKNSLAVVSDCFNINFAIFLIIIGLTLGTNILTAKFYGEKNIAKVKQAIDTSYVFILITSILITILGIIFSKYILIFFKVPYTLMNEANLFFKILMLGTIGSFGYNTISSILRGIGDSKTPLYFLILSTAANIFLDILFIVIFKSKSYGAAFATIISQTISFIGIFIYFNRSYSEFKFNIKNINFSTYVFKLSLKIGLPAAIQKLFLSGGLIVNQILINSFGETSIAAFAAASKLDSFAQMPAANLGDALSVFTAQNLGANKKSRVKKGFISTFIIGFIICLIISVIVVIFSKNLMRLFVKDTSVISIGKNYLLIVGSFYIAYSAMNVTNGVLLGRGDSISAMISTIVSLWCIQLPISIFMSYKIGVSGIWLGIPAGWVSGFALRLLFYFKGETKNSREHKVP encoded by the coding sequence ATGAAAGATTTAACTATAGGGAATGAACGTACAGTTATATTAAAATTTACTTTACCAATACTCTTAGGTAACTTATTCCAACAATTATACAACACTATAGATAGTATAATTGTTGGAAACTTCCTAGGTAAAAATTCTCTTGCTGTAGTCAGTGACTGCTTTAACATAAACTTTGCCATATTCCTCATAATTATAGGATTAACTTTAGGTACAAATATACTCACAGCAAAATTCTATGGTGAAAAAAATATAGCTAAAGTAAAACAAGCTATTGATACCTCATATGTATTTATATTAATTACATCAATATTAATTACAATACTAGGAATTATATTTAGTAAATATATATTAATTTTCTTCAAAGTTCCTTACACTCTTATGAATGAAGCAAATTTATTCTTTAAAATTCTTATGCTTGGAACTATTGGTTCCTTTGGTTATAACACCATAAGCAGTATTTTAAGAGGCATTGGAGACTCAAAAACTCCACTATATTTTCTCATACTGTCTACCGCTGCAAATATATTTTTAGACATTCTATTTATAGTAATCTTCAAAAGTAAATCTTACGGAGCAGCATTTGCAACAATAATATCTCAGACCATTTCTTTTATAGGAATTTTTATTTACTTTAATAGGTCATATTCTGAATTTAAATTTAATATAAAAAATATAAATTTCAGCACATATGTATTTAAATTAAGTTTAAAAATAGGACTTCCCGCTGCCATTCAAAAATTGTTTTTATCTGGTGGTCTCATAGTTAATCAGATTTTAATAAACAGTTTCGGTGAAACCTCTATTGCAGCTTTTGCAGCAGCTTCAAAGCTTGATTCTTTTGCGCAAATGCCTGCTGCTAATTTAGGAGATGCATTGTCTGTTTTTACCGCACAAAATCTTGGTGCAAATAAAAAATCAAGAGTTAAAAAAGGATTTATTTCTACTTTCATAATTGGTTTTATTATATGCTTAATAATTTCTGTAATAGTTGTGATCTTCTCCAAAAACTTAATGAGACTTTTTGTAAAAGATACTTCTGTTATTAGCATAGGAAAAAATTATCTTTTAATAGTAGGATCTTTTTATATTGCCTACTCGGCTATGAATGTAACAAATGGCGTTCTACTTGGACGTGGCGATTCAATTTCTGCTATGATTTCAACTATAGTATCTCTATGGTGTATTCAACTGCCTATATCAATATTTATGTCATATAAAATTGGTGTAAGCGGAATATGGCTTGGGATTCCTGCTGGTTGGGTTTCTGGTTTTGCTTTAAGGTTATTATTCTATTTTAAGGGAGAAACAAAAAATTCTAGAGAGCATAAAGTACCCTAG
- a CDS encoding PLP-dependent aminotransferase family protein — protein sequence MNKYDKIIKYIKNEILNCNIKSGEKLPSIRNISERFNCSKTTVVRAYDLMEKEHIVYSIPKSGYYLIERDLNLSDEVSNNKVDFASAAPDKAILPYEEFQHCTDVAMNLYKDNLFSNSNAQGLPNLIDAIMKQLQNYQVFAEKKNVFITSGSQQAINILTMMDFGNGGKKVLVEQPTYHGVLKSLRLNHVDIIGIKRNYDGIDFDELQNIFEKESIKFFYTIPRFHNPTGLSYSNDDKRKIIEICNKYNVYVVEDDYLGDLDIDKKSDPMYALDMNSRVIYLKSYSKVLLPGLRISAAVLPSRFTNDFIEYKRWNDLNTSVLSQGALEIYIKSGMFDENIKKFKEVYTGRMNYLNRLTRNLGSSKINWYIPKSGFFASCEINRTVNMSYIIKKLKLRNIIMLDTSQFYLNSNSSRLMRISLSRTNLHKIKKGILGIVDEIEKYT from the coding sequence TTGAACAAATATGATAAAATTATAAAATATATAAAGAATGAAATATTGAATTGTAATATAAAATCAGGTGAAAAGCTTCCATCAATAAGAAATATTTCAGAAAGGTTTAATTGCAGTAAAACAACAGTGGTTAGAGCCTATGATTTGATGGAAAAAGAACACATAGTTTATTCTATACCTAAAAGTGGATATTACCTTATTGAAAGAGATTTGAATTTAAGTGATGAAGTTTCAAATAATAAAGTGGATTTTGCTTCAGCTGCACCAGATAAAGCTATTTTACCATATGAAGAATTTCAACATTGCACGGATGTGGCAATGAACTTATACAAGGACAACCTTTTTAGTAATTCAAATGCACAGGGACTTCCTAATTTAATTGATGCCATTATGAAACAGCTCCAGAATTATCAGGTATTTGCAGAGAAGAAGAATGTATTTATAACATCAGGCTCTCAGCAGGCTATAAATATACTTACAATGATGGATTTTGGAAATGGTGGGAAAAAAGTGCTTGTGGAACAGCCTACATATCACGGTGTTTTGAAGTCTTTGAGACTTAATCATGTAGATATTATTGGAATTAAAAGAAATTATGATGGTATAGATTTTGATGAGCTTCAGAATATATTTGAAAAAGAAAGTATAAAATTTTTTTATACTATACCAAGATTTCATAATCCAACAGGCCTGTCATATTCAAATGATGATAAGAGAAAAATAATAGAAATTTGTAATAAATATAATGTGTATGTAGTTGAGGACGATTATCTTGGGGATTTAGATATAGATAAAAAATCAGATCCAATGTATGCCTTAGATATGAATTCAAGGGTTATCTATTTAAAATCATATTCTAAAGTTCTTCTTCCTGGACTTAGAATTTCAGCAGCAGTGCTTCCAAGTAGGTTTACAAATGATTTTATAGAGTATAAAAGATGGAATGATTTAAATACATCTGTGCTTTCACAGGGGGCTTTAGAGATATATATAAAAAGTGGTATGTTCGATGAAAATATTAAAAAATTTAAGGAAGTGTATACTGGGAGGATGAATTATCTGAATAGATTAACTAGGAATTTAGGTAGTTCAAAAATAAATTGGTATATTCCAAAGTCGGGATTTTTTGCTAGCTGTGAAATAAATAGAACTGTAAATATGAGTTATATTATTAAGAAATTAAAATTGAGAAATATAATAATGCTTGATACATCACAATTTTATTTAAATAGTAATAGCAGCAGACTTATGAGAATTAGCTTAAGTAGAACTAATTTGCATAAAATAAAAAAAGGCATTTTAGGAATTGTAGATGAAATAGAAAAATATACGTAA
- a CDS encoding ArnT family glycosyltransferase, producing MSSSNKTSAQASNNFVEKYYFPILIISLIIPIFNLFYKLSLGTIQDWDEARHGITAFEMIKNNNFLISTYGYKIDYYNFKPPLGMWMIALSYKIFGYNLFSLRLFSTLSSFFTVLIVSKILKDRISKLASIVGLIILSTNYLFIIWHTGRTGDFDAGLTLLFTLLIYFLLKIDNSIKNFYIAGFIFSMAFLLKSYATLQIIAVVGLILLITGKLFKITFKEYLIFFACSFIPIFIWAGLRYNFDGTKFLKSMITYDLLARSTSTIEGHSGSITYYLKYFVRNNYYITFYIAFIVPIYIFTNKLKINLQNNRFMKISILVWALVPFILFSLSKSKLIWYINGIYPALTILLAWMTNSLIKNKAVSSNLKYFVCFILISCSICGEFSIVHKINTSSMPASQNVLIDLKNKEDLKNSTIYTDEWSQSNMFITEVLCNLNPKESSKDNFVNNKVKGLYLLNNSKTNRSFVHDKKCTVIMNNDDYIIIKQ from the coding sequence ATGTCGTCATCTAATAAAACTTCTGCTCAAGCTTCAAATAATTTTGTCGAAAAATATTACTTTCCAATTCTAATTATTTCACTAATAATACCAATATTTAATTTATTTTATAAACTTAGTTTAGGAACCATTCAAGATTGGGATGAAGCTAGACACGGAATTACAGCCTTTGAAATGATAAAAAATAATAACTTTTTAATTTCAACCTATGGTTATAAAATAGATTATTATAACTTTAAGCCACCCCTTGGAATGTGGATGATAGCATTATCTTATAAAATATTTGGCTATAATCTTTTTTCCTTAAGACTTTTTTCTACTTTAAGTTCATTTTTTACAGTATTAATTGTAAGCAAAATTTTAAAAGATAGAATAAGTAAATTGGCTTCAATAGTTGGATTAATTATCTTAAGTACTAATTACCTTTTCATAATTTGGCACACCGGTAGAACTGGAGATTTTGATGCAGGATTAACTTTACTTTTCACATTATTAATTTACTTTTTACTTAAAATAGATAATTCTATAAAAAACTTTTACATTGCAGGTTTTATTTTTTCTATGGCTTTTCTACTTAAAAGTTATGCAACACTTCAAATTATAGCTGTTGTTGGACTCATATTATTAATTACAGGCAAACTATTTAAGATAACCTTTAAAGAATATCTAATCTTCTTTGCATGCAGTTTTATTCCAATATTTATATGGGCTGGACTAAGATATAATTTTGATGGCACTAAATTTTTAAAATCCATGATAACCTATGACCTTTTAGCCAGATCCACAAGCACAATAGAAGGCCACAGTGGAAGTATAACTTATTATCTAAAATATTTTGTTAGAAATAATTACTATATTACTTTTTACATTGCTTTTATAGTACCTATATACATATTTACAAATAAACTAAAAATAAATTTACAAAATAATAGATTTATGAAAATTTCCATTTTAGTTTGGGCTCTTGTTCCTTTTATATTATTTTCATTGTCTAAATCCAAATTAATATGGTACATAAACGGAATATATCCTGCTCTAACCATATTATTAGCATGGATGACTAACTCTTTAATTAAGAACAAAGCTGTTTCATCAAATCTTAAATATTTTGTATGTTTTATTCTTATTTCATGCTCTATATGCGGTGAATTTTCTATAGTACATAAAATTAATACCTCATCAATGCCTGCTTCTCAAAATGTACTTATTGATTTAAAAAACAAAGAAGATTTGAAAAATAGCACAATATATACTGATGAATGGTCACAATCAAATATGTTTATTACAGAAGTTTTATGCAATTTAAATCCAAAAGAAAGCTCTAAAGATAATTTTGTTAATAATAAAGTTAAAGGATTATACTTATTAAATAATAGCAAAACCAATAGGTCTTTTGTTCATGATAAAAAATGTACTGTTATTATGAACAATGATGATTATATTATAATAAAACAGTAA
- a CDS encoding CPBP family intramembrane glutamic endopeptidase yields MKYFKTILNVIVYFLIYFLSQIVVGMIFGIYLVVKALSTETFSKAYIYSATTKYAVIITAIADIIALVIFILMFRKKEKNLIERCKFKKISIFNAIIIILSSIGFAFLCSSLLYLTQNILRDYDKVANSILSGTQSVIGIICMIIIAPIFEEIFFRGIIFNELRKNFNLVLSIIIEALIFALMHGNVKQGIYAFVLGVITALVYIWTDSILSNIVLHMSFNLFGSLIAPQVVYYTKSFIVLYVILGIFVGGISLIYLYKKIIKT; encoded by the coding sequence ATGAAGTATTTTAAGACTATATTAAATGTAATAGTATATTTTTTAATTTACTTTTTATCACAAATCGTAGTAGGAATGATATTTGGAATTTATTTAGTAGTAAAAGCATTATCAACTGAGACCTTTAGTAAAGCGTACATTTATAGTGCTACTACAAAATATGCTGTTATAATTACAGCAATTGCGGATATTATAGCTTTAGTTATATTTATTTTAATGTTTAGGAAAAAAGAAAAAAATTTAATAGAGAGATGTAAGTTTAAGAAAATCAGTATTTTTAATGCAATTATTATTATTTTGTCTTCTATAGGATTTGCATTTTTGTGTTCAAGCCTTTTGTATTTAACTCAAAATATTTTACGAGATTATGATAAAGTTGCTAACAGTATACTAAGTGGCACACAAAGTGTTATAGGAATAATTTGCATGATTATTATTGCACCTATATTTGAAGAAATATTTTTTAGAGGAATAATTTTTAATGAACTTAGAAAAAACTTTAATTTAGTTTTAAGCATCATAATTGAGGCACTTATATTTGCTTTAATGCATGGCAATGTTAAGCAGGGAATTTATGCATTTGTTCTTGGGGTAATTACAGCACTTGTGTATATATGGACAGATTCAATTTTATCTAATATTGTTCTTCATATGTCTTTCAATTTATTTGGATCGCTGATTGCTCCTCAAGTGGTTTATTATACAAAAAGTTTTATAGTCTTGTATGTGATTTTAGGTATATTTGTTGGGGGAATTTCCTTAATATATTTATATAAAAAAATTATAAAAACTTGA